Proteins from a genomic interval of Kitasatospora herbaricolor:
- a CDS encoding immune inhibitor A domain-containing protein: MGAGLLPGTAVAAGAAPVPRDPADAVQSLKTDDVLPGPLSGKVEAEQKAATEQLLAGTAKVETHGSSTSVKLGKDKYVELGRERTDKIFTILVDFSDQVDNTTKLPNGQLKYGGQPGPAHNQIKQPDRATNNSTAWQADYNQAHYQNLYFSKDQDSLKTFYEKQSSGRYSVDGQVTDWVKVPWNEARYGSDYCGQHVCNNAQDLIRDGVNAWVADQKAKGQTDAQIKDTIAQYDQWDRYDYDHDGNFNEPDGYVDHFQIVHAGEDQSAGGGVQGTDALWAHRSYAYGTAAGQTGPADNKLGGTPVGTSGLWVGDYTMQAENGGLGVFAHEYGHDLGLPDLYDTSGSGIDNSVGFWSLMSSGSWLGDGKNEIGDKPGDLDAWSKLQLGWLKYDKATAGKGSKHHIGPAEFNTALPQALVVDLPKKTVTTEINTPFAGANEWWSGSADDLNVSVARDVDLTGKTSAALTAKAWYDIEQDYDYGYAEVSTDGGAHWNAVNGTFNGVAIPADPAGKAGLTGSSAGNWGDLAYSLDAYAGQSVKVRFHYTTDGGVHLKGLALDNIAITADGATVFSDDAENGDNGWTANGFSRITGKFSKDYAQYYIAENRQYISYDTTLKTGPYNFGFANTKPDTVEHYANQDGLLIWLWDTSQSDNNVTNHPGSGLILPIDSHPAPLKWSDGALLRPRVQGYDSTFGSQKTDGLTLHKNGVETVVPKAKGVDSFSDLKSYYDATNPYSSVIVPKTGTSIEIENESSNYLETWIRVRPVDN, from the coding sequence ATGGGAGCGGGCCTGCTCCCGGGTACGGCCGTTGCGGCCGGTGCCGCTCCCGTGCCGCGCGACCCCGCCGACGCCGTCCAGTCGCTCAAGACCGACGACGTGCTGCCGGGCCCGCTCAGTGGCAAGGTCGAGGCCGAGCAGAAGGCGGCCACCGAGCAGCTGCTCGCCGGCACCGCCAAGGTCGAGACCCACGGCAGCAGCACCAGCGTCAAGCTGGGCAAGGACAAGTACGTCGAGCTCGGCCGCGAGCGCACGGACAAGATCTTCACCATCCTGGTGGACTTCAGTGACCAGGTGGACAACACCACCAAGCTGCCGAACGGCCAGCTCAAGTACGGCGGCCAGCCCGGCCCGGCGCACAACCAGATCAAGCAGCCGGACCGCGCCACCAACAACTCCACCGCCTGGCAGGCCGACTACAACCAGGCGCACTACCAGAACCTGTACTTCAGCAAGGACCAGGACTCGCTGAAGACCTTCTACGAGAAGCAGTCCTCCGGGCGCTACTCGGTCGACGGTCAGGTCACCGACTGGGTGAAGGTCCCGTGGAACGAGGCCCGTTACGGCTCGGACTACTGCGGCCAGCACGTCTGCAACAACGCGCAGGACCTGATCCGCGACGGCGTCAACGCCTGGGTCGCCGACCAGAAGGCCAAGGGCCAGACGGACGCTCAGATCAAGGACACCATCGCGCAGTACGACCAGTGGGACCGGTACGACTACGACCACGACGGCAACTTCAACGAGCCCGACGGTTACGTCGACCACTTCCAGATCGTGCACGCCGGTGAGGACCAGTCCGCCGGCGGCGGCGTCCAGGGCACCGACGCGCTCTGGGCCCACCGCAGCTACGCCTACGGCACCGCCGCGGGCCAGACCGGCCCCGCCGACAACAAGCTCGGCGGCACCCCGGTCGGCACCTCCGGTCTCTGGGTCGGCGACTACACCATGCAGGCGGAGAACGGCGGCCTCGGCGTCTTCGCGCACGAGTACGGCCACGACCTCGGTCTGCCGGACCTGTACGACACCAGCGGCAGCGGCATCGACAACTCCGTCGGCTTCTGGTCCCTGATGTCCTCCGGCTCCTGGCTGGGCGACGGCAAGAACGAGATCGGCGACAAGCCGGGCGACCTCGACGCCTGGAGCAAGCTGCAGCTCGGCTGGCTGAAGTACGACAAGGCCACCGCGGGCAAGGGCTCCAAGCACCACATCGGCCCGGCGGAGTTCAACACCGCCCTGCCGCAGGCCCTGGTCGTCGACCTGCCGAAGAAGACCGTCACCACCGAGATCAACACCCCGTTCGCGGGTGCGAACGAGTGGTGGAGCGGTAGTGCCGACGACCTCAACGTCTCGGTCGCCCGCGACGTCGACCTCACCGGCAAGACCTCGGCGGCGCTGACCGCCAAGGCCTGGTACGACATCGAGCAGGACTACGACTACGGCTACGCCGAGGTCTCCACCGACGGCGGCGCCCACTGGAACGCCGTCAACGGCACCTTCAACGGTGTGGCGATCCCGGCCGACCCGGCCGGCAAGGCCGGTCTGACCGGCAGCTCGGCCGGCAACTGGGGCGACCTGGCCTACTCGCTGGACGCCTACGCCGGCCAGTCCGTCAAGGTCCGGTTCCACTACACCACCGACGGTGGCGTGCACCTCAAGGGCCTGGCCCTCGACAACATCGCCATCACCGCCGACGGTGCCACCGTCTTCTCCGACGACGCCGAGAACGGCGACAACGGCTGGACGGCCAACGGCTTCTCCCGGATCACGGGCAAGTTCTCCAAGGACTACGCCCAGTACTACATCGCGGAGAACCGTCAGTACATCTCGTACGACACCACGCTGAAGACCGGTCCGTACAACTTCGGCTTCGCCAACACCAAGCCCGACACGGTTGAGCACTACGCCAACCAGGACGGCCTGCTGATCTGGCTGTGGGACACCTCCCAGAGCGACAACAACGTCACCAACCACCCGGGTTCGGGCCTGATCCTCCCGATCGACTCGCACCCGGCACCGCTGAAGTGGTCCGACGGCGCCCTGCTGCGTCCGCGCGTCCAGGGTTACGACTCCACCTTCGGCTCGCAGAAGACCGACGGTCTGACCCTGCACAAGAACGGCGTGGAGACGGTCGTCCCGAAGGCCAAGGGCGTTGACTCGTTCAGCGACCTGAAGTCCTACTACGACGCCACCAACCCGTACAGCAGCGTCATCGTCCCGAAGACCGGCACCAGCATCGAGATCGAGAACGAGTCCTCGAACTACCTCGAGACCTGGATCCGCGTCCGCCCGGTCGACAACTGA
- a CDS encoding BlaI/MecI/CopY family transcriptional regulator encodes MVRQLGELENDIMTRVWQWNRPVTVREVLLDLQAERDIAYTTVMTVLDKLFRKGWLRRDQVGRAYRYEPVSSREAYTAALMNDAWGTSDNPAAALVHFFGLMSPEQREALRDALRVAALFPAPADPGPGPAGTETDTPGEADTTGETPPDTGGHSRAHSGGQSGTDSGGPGTPP; translated from the coding sequence ATGGTCCGGCAACTCGGTGAACTAGAGAACGACATCATGACCAGGGTCTGGCAGTGGAACCGCCCGGTCACGGTTCGCGAGGTTCTGCTCGACCTGCAGGCGGAACGCGATATCGCCTACACCACCGTGATGACCGTGCTCGACAAGCTCTTCAGAAAGGGCTGGTTGCGCCGGGACCAGGTGGGACGGGCCTATCGATATGAACCCGTCTCCTCACGCGAGGCCTACACCGCGGCACTCATGAACGACGCCTGGGGCACCAGTGACAATCCGGCGGCCGCACTGGTGCACTTCTTCGGTCTGATGTCACCTGAGCAACGGGAGGCACTCCGGGACGCACTGCGTGTCGCGGCGCTCTTCCCCGCCCCCGCGGATCCCGGCCCCGGCCCGGCCGGCACCGAAACCGATACGCCCGGTGAAGCGGATACGACGGGCGAAACCCCGCCCGATACCGGGGGCCATAGCAGGGCCCATAGCGGCGGCCAAAGCGGGACCGATAGCGGTGGGCCCGGCACCCCCCCGTAG
- a CDS encoding ATP-dependent Clp protease ATP-binding subunit, translated as MFERFTDRARRVVVLAQEEARMLNHNYIGTEHILLGLIHEGEGVAAKALESLGISLEAVRQQVEEIIGQGQQAPSGHIPFTPRAKKVLELSLREALQLGHNYIGTEHILLGLIREGEGVAAQVLVKLGADLNRVRQQVIQLLSGYSGASKESATAGGPAEGTPSTSLVLDQFGRNLTQAAREAKLDPVIGREKEIERVMQVLSRRTKNNPVLIGEPGVGKTAVVEGLAQAIVKGEVPETLKDKQLYTLDLGALVAGSRYRGDFEERLKKVLKEIRTRGDIILFIDELHTLVGAGAAEGAIDAASILKPMLARGELQTIGATTLDEYRKHLEKDAALERRFQPIQVAEPSLPHTIEILKGLRDRYEAHHRVSITDAALVAAATLADRYISDRFLPDKAIDLIDEAGSRMRIRRMTAPPDLREFDEKIADVRREKESAIDAQDFEKAASLRDDEKQLLTAKAKREKEWKAGDMDVVAEVDEELIAEVLATATGIPVFKLTEEESSRLLRMEDELHKRVIGQKDAIRALSQAIRRTRAGLKDPKRPGGSFIFAGPSGVGKTELSKTLAEFLFGDEDALISLDMSEFSEKHTVSRLFGSPPGYVGYEEGGQLTEKVRRKPFSVVLFDEVEKAHPDIFNSLLQILEDGRLTDSQGRVVDFKNTVIIMTTNLGTRDISKGFNLGFAATGDSATGYERMKAKVGEELKQHFRPEFLNRVDDIVVFHQLSEEDIIQIVDLMIDKVDGRLKDRDMGLELSVEAKKLLAKRGYDPLLGARPLRRTIQREIEDNLSEKILFGELRAGHIVVVGVEGEGKDAKFTFRGEEKSAVADTPAAVASAGPDLTK; from the coding sequence ATGTTCGAGAGGTTCACCGACCGCGCGCGGCGGGTTGTCGTCCTGGCTCAGGAAGAAGCCCGGATGCTCAACCACAACTACATCGGCACCGAGCACATCCTCCTGGGTCTGATCCACGAGGGTGAGGGTGTCGCCGCTAAGGCCCTGGAGAGCCTCGGGATTTCGCTCGAGGCTGTTCGCCAGCAGGTCGAGGAGATCATCGGCCAGGGCCAGCAGGCCCCGTCCGGGCACATCCCCTTCACCCCGCGGGCGAAGAAGGTCCTGGAGCTCTCGCTCCGCGAGGCCCTTCAGCTCGGCCACAACTACATCGGCACCGAGCACATCCTGCTCGGCCTGATCCGCGAGGGCGAGGGCGTCGCCGCCCAGGTCCTGGTGAAGCTGGGCGCCGACCTGAACCGTGTCCGCCAGCAGGTGATCCAGCTGCTGTCCGGTTACTCCGGCGCCAGCAAGGAGTCGGCCACCGCGGGCGGCCCCGCCGAGGGCACCCCCTCCACCTCGCTGGTCCTGGACCAGTTCGGGCGCAACCTCACCCAGGCCGCCCGCGAGGCCAAGCTCGACCCGGTGATCGGGCGCGAGAAGGAGATCGAGCGGGTCATGCAGGTGCTGTCCCGCCGCACCAAGAACAACCCGGTGCTGATCGGTGAGCCCGGCGTCGGCAAGACCGCCGTGGTCGAGGGCCTGGCCCAGGCGATCGTCAAGGGCGAGGTCCCGGAGACGCTCAAGGACAAGCAGCTCTACACGCTGGACCTGGGCGCCCTGGTGGCCGGCTCCCGCTACCGCGGTGACTTCGAGGAGCGCCTGAAGAAGGTCCTCAAGGAGATCCGCACCCGCGGCGACATCATCCTGTTCATCGACGAGCTGCACACCCTGGTCGGCGCGGGCGCCGCCGAGGGCGCGATCGACGCGGCGAGCATCCTCAAGCCGATGCTGGCCCGTGGTGAGCTGCAGACCATCGGTGCGACGACGCTGGACGAGTACCGCAAGCACCTGGAGAAGGACGCCGCGCTGGAGCGCCGCTTCCAGCCGATCCAGGTCGCCGAGCCCTCGCTGCCGCACACCATCGAGATCCTCAAGGGCCTGCGCGACCGCTACGAGGCGCACCACCGGGTCTCCATCACGGACGCCGCACTGGTCGCCGCCGCGACCCTGGCCGACCGGTACATCTCGGACCGCTTCCTGCCGGACAAGGCGATCGACCTGATCGACGAGGCCGGCTCCCGGATGCGCATCCGCCGGATGACCGCGCCGCCGGACCTCCGCGAGTTCGACGAGAAGATCGCCGACGTGCGCCGCGAGAAGGAGAGCGCGATCGACGCGCAGGACTTCGAGAAGGCCGCGTCCCTGCGCGACGACGAGAAGCAGCTCCTCACCGCGAAGGCCAAGCGCGAGAAGGAGTGGAAGGCCGGCGACATGGACGTCGTCGCCGAGGTGGACGAGGAGCTGATCGCCGAGGTGCTGGCGACGGCCACCGGCATCCCGGTCTTCAAGCTCACCGAGGAGGAGTCCTCGCGTCTGCTGCGCATGGAGGACGAGCTGCACAAGCGCGTCATCGGCCAGAAGGACGCCATCCGGGCGCTCTCCCAGGCCATCCGGCGCACCCGGGCCGGCCTCAAGGACCCGAAGCGTCCCGGTGGCTCGTTCATCTTCGCCGGCCCGTCCGGCGTCGGTAAGACCGAGCTCTCCAAGACGCTCGCCGAGTTCCTCTTCGGCGACGAGGACGCGCTCATCTCGCTGGACATGTCGGAGTTCTCGGAGAAGCACACCGTCTCCCGGCTCTTCGGCTCTCCCCCCGGCTACGTCGGGTACGAGGAGGGCGGCCAGCTGACCGAGAAGGTCCGCCGCAAGCCGTTCTCCGTCGTCCTCTTCGACGAGGTCGAGAAGGCCCACCCGGACATCTTCAACTCGCTGCTGCAGATCCTGGAGGACGGTCGCCTGACCGACTCCCAGGGCCGGGTGGTCGACTTCAAGAACACCGTCATCATCATGACCACCAACCTCGGCACCCGGGACATCTCCAAGGGGTTCAACCTGGGCTTCGCGGCCACGGGCGACTCCGCCACCGGGTACGAGCGGATGAAGGCGAAGGTCGGCGAGGAGCTCAAGCAGCACTTCCGCCCCGAGTTCCTGAACCGTGTCGACGACATCGTGGTCTTCCACCAGCTGTCCGAGGAAGACATCATCCAGATCGTCGACCTGATGATCGACAAGGTGGACGGCCGCCTCAAGGACCGCGACATGGGCCTGGAGCTCAGCGTCGAGGCCAAGAAGCTGCTCGCCAAGCGCGGCTACGACCCGCTGCTCGGTGCCCGTCCGCTGCGCCGGACCATCCAGCGCGAGATCGAGGACAACCTCTCCGAGAAGATCCTCTTCGGTGAGCTGCGGGCCGGCCACATCGTGGTCGTCGGCGTGGAGGGCGAGGGCAAGGACGCCAAGTTCACCTTCCGCGGCGAGGAGAAGTCCGCGGTCGCGGACACCCCCGCGGCCGTCGCTTCGGCCGGGCCGGATCTGACGAAGTAA
- a CDS encoding histone-like nucleoid-structuring protein Lsr2, with translation MAQRVQVILEDDLDGGSADETVTFALDGVAYEIDLKSTNADKLRGLLAPYVEKGRKQSGRLTSARRSGGRGAAARPAAGAPDTAKIRAWAKEQGLEVNDRGRVPSTVREAYESANAS, from the coding sequence GTGGCGCAGAGGGTGCAGGTCATTCTTGAAGACGATCTCGACGGTGGTTCGGCGGACGAGACGGTGACGTTCGCTCTCGACGGCGTTGCCTACGAGATCGACCTGAAGAGCACGAACGCAGACAAGCTCCGCGGGCTGCTGGCCCCGTACGTGGAGAAGGGCCGCAAGCAGAGCGGCCGGCTCACCAGCGCCCGCCGCAGCGGCGGCCGGGGTGCGGCGGCGCGGCCGGCGGCCGGGGCCCCGGACACGGCGAAGATCCGTGCCTGGGCGAAGGAGCAGGGCCTGGAGGTCAACGACCGCGGCCGGGTGCCCAGCACCGTCCGCGAGGCGTACGAGAGCGCCAACGCGTCCTGA
- a CDS encoding amino-acid N-acetyltransferase, which yields MEVTIRRARTTDVRAVRRLIDGYSRDGILLDKPTVTLFESVQEFWVAERDDNGLVVACGALHVMWEDLAEVRTLAVDPSCLGQGVGHMLLEKLLQTARWLGVRRIFCLTFEVAFFAKHGFVEIGELHETDDGTTDPAAIATDVYEELLRSYDEGVAEFLDLERVKPNTLGNSRMLLHL from the coding sequence ATGGAGGTCACCATCCGCCGGGCGCGGACCACTGACGTACGGGCCGTGCGGCGGCTCATCGACGGCTACTCGCGGGACGGGATTCTGCTCGACAAGCCCACCGTCACACTGTTCGAATCCGTCCAGGAGTTCTGGGTCGCCGAACGGGACGACAACGGCCTCGTGGTGGCCTGCGGCGCCCTGCACGTGATGTGGGAGGACCTGGCCGAGGTGCGCACGCTCGCGGTCGATCCGTCCTGTCTGGGACAGGGCGTCGGGCACATGCTGCTGGAGAAGCTGCTGCAGACCGCGCGCTGGCTCGGCGTACGTCGGATTTTCTGCTTGACGTTCGAGGTCGCGTTCTTCGCGAAACACGGTTTCGTCGAGATCGGCGAGCTCCACGAAACCGACGATGGTACGACAGACCCGGCGGCGATCGCTACGGATGTCTATGAAGAACTTCTCCGCTCGTACGATGAAGGCGTCGCGGAGTTCCTCGACCTGGAGCGTGTGAAGCCGAACACTCTGGGCAACTCGCGCATGCTGCTGCACCTGTGA